A region of Rhodospirillales bacterium DNA encodes the following proteins:
- a CDS encoding aldolase → MPTLDPVAQARTDLAAALRWAARHGLNEGVCNHFSMVVPGREDAFLINPQGLHWSEITPADIVMTDVSGQIIEGRHPVEPTAFYIHGRVHLGNPKAKVVLHTHMPYATALTTLSAGRLEMCTQNAFRYFGRIAYDESYNGLVLDNDEGDRICRAMGDKPVMFLRNHGIIVAGETVAMAYDELYYLERAAMVQVLAMQTGRPLEIVPTQVVERTVRQMAGESQQAFLHFEALKRMLDRDEAGWREG, encoded by the coding sequence ATGCCGACCCTCGATCCCGTCGCCCAAGCCCGCACCGATCTCGCCGCCGCGCTCCGCTGGGCGGCGCGCCATGGGCTGAACGAGGGCGTCTGCAACCATTTCAGCATGGTCGTGCCCGGCCGCGAGGACGCGTTCCTGATCAACCCGCAGGGGCTGCACTGGTCCGAGATCACGCCCGCCGACATCGTGATGACCGACGTGTCGGGACAGATCATCGAGGGCCGCCACCCGGTCGAACCGACAGCGTTCTACATCCACGGACGCGTCCATCTCGGCAACCCGAAGGCCAAGGTCGTGCTGCACACGCACATGCCCTACGCGACGGCGCTCACGACCCTGTCGGCTGGCCGCCTGGAGATGTGCACGCAGAACGCGTTCCGCTACTTCGGCCGGATCGCCTACGACGAATCCTACAACGGCCTCGTCCTCGACAACGACGAGGGCGACCGCATCTGCCGAGCGATGGGCGACAAGCCGGTGATGTTCCTGCGCAACCACGGCATCATCGTCGCCGGCGAGACCGTCGCGATGGCGTACGACGAGCTCTACTACCTCGAGCGCGCCGCCATGGTGCAGGTGCTGGCGATGCAGACCGGCCGTCCGCTGGAGATCGTGCCGACCCAGGTCGTCGAGCGCACCGTCCGCCAGATGGCGGGCGAGAGCCAGCAGGCGTTCCTGCATTTCGAGGCCCTCAAGCGCATGCTCGACCGCGACGAGGCGGGCTGGCGCGAGGGCTGA
- a CDS encoding carboxymuconolactone decarboxylase family protein gives MTAPTRLAPLDIAKLTPDQRKVADAIIGGPRGGLRGPFEPWLRSPDLADRAQKLGEYCRFNNSLPKDLSELGILLVGRHFKAQFEFYAHARLAREAGLAEDVVEAVRTWRTPPFKRDVESVVYDFVLEYLNTNRVSEPNFKRAIAAFGERGVVDLVGVCGYYMLVSMTLNVFQINVPPGEPEPLA, from the coding sequence ATGACCGCCCCGACCCGCCTCGCGCCGCTCGACATCGCCAAGCTGACGCCCGACCAGCGCAAGGTCGCCGACGCCATCATCGGCGGCCCGCGCGGCGGCCTGCGCGGGCCGTTCGAGCCGTGGCTGCGTAGTCCCGATCTCGCCGACCGGGCGCAGAAGCTCGGCGAGTACTGCCGCTTCAACAACTCGCTGCCCAAGGATCTGAGCGAGCTGGGCATCCTGCTGGTCGGCCGGCACTTCAAGGCGCAGTTCGAGTTCTACGCGCACGCGCGGCTGGCCAGGGAGGCCGGTCTCGCCGAGGACGTCGTCGAGGCCGTGCGCACCTGGCGCACGCCGCCGTTCAAGCGCGATGTCGAGAGCGTCGTCTACGATTTCGTGCTCGAGTACCTCAACACCAACCGCGTGTCGGAGCCGAACTTCAAGCGCGCCATCGCCGCGTTCGGCGAGCGCGGCGTGGTCGATCTGGTCGGCGTCTGCGGCTACTACATGCTGGTGTCGATGACGCTCAACGTCTTCCAGATCAACGTGCCGCCGGGCGAGCCGGAGCCGCTGGCTTGA
- a CDS encoding DUF3419 family protein produces MVAGVSAAGPDRLREAIRRNATWSVDGALERLFAWMFSGLVYPQIWEDPEIDLEALEIKPGHHVVAIASGGCNLMSYLTADPARITAVDLNRAHVALARLKLAAARHLPDWPSFFRFFGAADRASNVGAYAALLAPHLDADTRAYWEGRGALGLGRRRISSFARGFYRHGLLGRFIAVGHAVARVYGVDPRDALRARSMAEQRRYFDTALAPLFDKRLIRWATGRRISLYGLGIPPAQYAALASAGGGDVAAVLRGRLERLACGFSLDSNYFAWQAFGRRYAADGDGPLPPYLRRENFDAVRARADRVDVSNESLTEHLARRPAASFDRYVLLDAQDWMTDGQLDALWREITRTARSGARVVFRTAAEPTLLPGRLDPAILARWRYHAERSRDLGGRDRSAIYGGVHLYERAA; encoded by the coding sequence ATGGTGGCGGGTGTGTCGGCGGCGGGACCGGATCGGCTGCGCGAGGCGATCCGGCGCAACGCGACGTGGTCGGTCGACGGCGCGCTTGAGCGGTTGTTCGCGTGGATGTTCAGCGGCCTCGTCTACCCGCAGATCTGGGAGGATCCCGAGATCGATCTCGAGGCGCTCGAGATCAAACCGGGCCATCACGTCGTCGCCATCGCCTCCGGCGGCTGCAACCTGATGTCGTATCTGACGGCCGATCCCGCGAGGATCACCGCGGTCGATCTAAACCGCGCCCACGTCGCGCTCGCGCGGCTCAAGCTGGCGGCCGCGCGCCATCTGCCGGATTGGCCGTCGTTCTTCCGCTTCTTCGGCGCCGCCGACCGCGCGTCGAACGTCGGCGCTTACGCGGCGCTCCTGGCGCCGCACCTGGACGCCGACACGCGAGCGTACTGGGAGGGGCGTGGAGCGCTGGGACTGGGGCGCCGGCGCATCTCGTCCTTCGCGAGGGGCTTCTACCGCCACGGCCTGCTGGGCCGCTTCATCGCGGTCGGGCACGCGGTCGCGCGCGTCTACGGCGTCGATCCGCGTGACGCGCTGCGGGCGCGGTCGATGGCGGAGCAACGGCGGTACTTCGACACCGCGCTGGCGCCGCTGTTCGACAAGCGGCTGATCCGGTGGGCGACCGGTAGACGTATCTCGCTCTACGGCCTCGGCATCCCCCCAGCCCAGTACGCGGCACTCGCATCCGCTGGCGGCGGGGACGTCGCCGCCGTGCTGCGGGGTCGGCTCGAACGGCTCGCGTGCGGCTTCAGTCTCGATTCGAACTATTTCGCATGGCAGGCGTTCGGGCGTCGCTACGCCGCCGACGGCGACGGGCCGTTGCCCCCCTACTTGCGCCGCGAGAACTTCGACGCGGTCCGCGCCCGCGCCGACCGCGTCGACGTTTCGAACGAATCGTTGACGGAGCATCTCGCTCGTCGTCCGGCGGCGTCGTTCGACCGCTACGTGCTGCTCGACGCGCAGGATTGGATGACCGACGGCCAGCTCGACGCGCTCTGGCGCGAGATCACGCGGACCGCGCGGTCCGGCGCGCGGGTGGTGTTCCGCACGGCCGCCGAGCCGACGCTGCTGCCGGGGCGCCTCGATCCCGCGATCCTGGCGCGGTGGCGCTACCACGCCGAGCGGTCGCGCGACCTCGGCGGGCGGGACCGCTCGGCGATATACGGCGGTGTTCATCTGTACGAACGCGCGGCGTGA
- a CDS encoding class I SAM-dependent methyltransferase: MDRLYRRQRHVYDATRKYYLLGRDRTIAGLRPRDGDMMLELACGTGRNLIAAARRYPRARLFGLDLSREMLATAAARIADRGLATRVRVAQADATAFDPRRLFGQPKFDRILISYSLSMIPVWDDALAAAADHLAPGGELHIVDFGRQDRLPAWFRAALWRWLALFHVAPRDDLDAALAAVAMATGGTIHCERPYRGYAQRLVLRLPRPAG, encoded by the coding sequence ATGGACCGGCTGTACCGGCGTCAGAGGCACGTCTACGACGCGACGCGGAAGTACTACCTTCTCGGCCGCGACCGGACGATCGCCGGACTGCGGCCGCGCGACGGCGACATGATGCTCGAGCTCGCCTGCGGCACTGGACGCAATCTGATAGCCGCCGCGCGGCGCTATCCGCGGGCGCGGCTTTTCGGACTAGATCTGTCGCGCGAGATGCTGGCGACGGCGGCCGCGCGGATCGCGGACCGCGGCCTCGCCACCCGCGTGCGCGTAGCCCAAGCCGACGCCACGGCGTTCGATCCGCGCCGATTGTTCGGCCAGCCAAAGTTCGACCGAATCCTCATCTCCTACAGCCTGTCGATGATTCCGGTTTGGGACGACGCGCTGGCCGCGGCCGCCGACCACCTCGCGCCCGGCGGCGAGCTCCATATCGTCGACTTCGGTCGCCAGGATCGATTGCCTGCCTGGTTCCGGGCGGCGTTGTGGCGCTGGTTGGCGCTGTTCCACGTCGCACCGCGCGACGATCTCGACGCCGCGCTGGCGGCGGTGGCGATGGCGACCGGCGGCACCATCCATTGCGAGCGGCCATATCGCGGCTACGCCCAGCGCCTGGTCCTGCGGCTGCCGCGGCCGGCGGGCTGA
- a CDS encoding cyclase family protein: MPRRFIDLSIYLENDVVSDPVPFGPKIEYTKHEESVGQIARFFPGLKPEDMPDGAGWAVETVRLSTHNGTHLDAPYHFHPTMNKGERAITIDEVPLEWCFQPGVKLDFRAKPDGYVLTAADVEGELARIGHELKPLEIVVVNTAAGGRYGRNDYVNAGCGMGYDATMYLLEKGVRLTGTDAWSWDAPFYFTAQRYAETKDPSIIWEGHKAGRHIGYCHIEKLHNLEALPPDGFMVSCFPHKIRGASAGWTRAVAIIDS; the protein is encoded by the coding sequence ATGCCGCGCCGCTTCATCGACCTGTCGATCTACCTCGAGAACGACGTGGTCTCCGATCCCGTGCCGTTCGGCCCGAAGATCGAATACACGAAGCACGAGGAGTCGGTCGGCCAGATCGCGCGCTTCTTCCCGGGTCTGAAGCCGGAGGACATGCCCGACGGCGCCGGCTGGGCGGTCGAGACGGTGCGGCTCAGCACGCACAACGGCACCCATCTCGACGCGCCCTACCACTTCCATCCGACGATGAACAAGGGCGAGCGCGCCATCACGATCGACGAGGTGCCGCTGGAGTGGTGCTTCCAGCCCGGCGTGAAACTCGACTTCCGCGCCAAGCCCGACGGCTACGTGCTGACGGCGGCGGACGTCGAGGGCGAGCTCGCCCGCATCGGCCACGAGCTCAAGCCGCTGGAGATCGTCGTCGTCAACACCGCCGCCGGCGGGCGCTACGGACGGAACGACTACGTCAACGCCGGCTGCGGCATGGGCTACGACGCCACGATGTACCTGCTGGAGAAGGGCGTGCGCCTGACAGGCACGGACGCGTGGAGCTGGGACGCGCCCTTCTACTTCACGGCCCAGCGCTACGCCGAGACCAAGGACCCCTCGATCATCTGGGAGGGCCACAAGGCCGGCCGCCACATCGGCTACTGCCACATCGAGAAGCTGCACAATCTCGAGGCGCTGCCGCCGGACGGGTTCATGGTCTCGTGCTTCCCGCACAAGATCCGCGGCGCGTCGGCCGGCTGGACGCGCGCCGTGGCGATCATCGATTCGTGA
- a CDS encoding EamA family transporter: MGTVLALLAAAVYGAGDFVGGLATRRASALFVVGAGQIAGLLALAVLAPALPYESVARTDLLWGAASGLSTAVGITLLYQALATGRMSVVAPVTALCALSVPVLYSFATSGHPGIVATIGIALAAAAVALVSHEPDRAATDADGGAARKAFALAIGAGLGIGVFYVLLKHTAPGSGLWPLVAGRAVSSTLFAVAAVATIGRWRRAPAPDAALWAAAVGSGLLDATANALYLVASRHGDLAVVATLTSLYPASTVLLAVAVLRERLRTVQLAGLALAACAIVAIAPAG, encoded by the coding sequence ATCGGCACCGTCCTCGCCCTTCTGGCCGCCGCCGTCTACGGGGCGGGCGATTTCGTCGGCGGGCTGGCGACGCGTCGGGCCTCGGCGTTGTTCGTCGTTGGCGCCGGCCAGATCGCCGGATTGCTGGCGCTGGCGGTCCTGGCGCCGGCGCTACCGTACGAATCCGTCGCGCGGACCGACCTTCTCTGGGGCGCCGCCAGCGGCCTGTCGACCGCCGTCGGCATCACCCTCCTCTACCAGGCGCTCGCGACCGGCCGGATGAGCGTGGTGGCGCCGGTGACGGCGCTGTGCGCCTTGTCGGTGCCGGTGCTGTACTCGTTCGCGACGTCCGGCCATCCCGGGATCGTCGCGACCATCGGCATCGCACTCGCCGCGGCCGCCGTCGCGCTGGTCAGCCACGAACCCGACCGCGCGGCGACGGACGCCGATGGCGGCGCGGCGCGCAAAGCGTTCGCGCTGGCGATCGGCGCCGGACTCGGAATCGGCGTCTTCTACGTTCTGCTCAAGCACACCGCCCCCGGCTCGGGGCTGTGGCCGCTGGTCGCCGGGCGCGCGGTCTCCTCGACGCTGTTCGCGGTGGCGGCCGTCGCGACGATCGGGCGATGGCGGCGGGCGCCGGCGCCGGACGCGGCTCTGTGGGCGGCGGCGGTCGGTTCCGGGCTGCTCGATGCCACCGCCAACGCGCTGTATCTCGTCGCCAGCCGCCACGGCGACCTCGCCGTCGTGGCGACCCTCACGTCGCTGTATCCGGCGAGCACGGTGCTGCTGGCCGTCGCCGTGCTGCGCGAACGCCTGCGGACCGTCCAGCTCGCCGGTCTGGCGCTGGCGGCCTGCGCCATCGTGGCGATCGCGCCGGCGGGATAG
- a CDS encoding peptidylprolyl isomerase, which translates to MIRSPRGFRVAVWLGLAAALAAGPVLAQTPPAGKPPAATPPAATPPAATPPADAVVAVVNGQPIKLSDVQAAQAQLPPQYRQLPLQAVFPALLDQMVDAKLQVAEARKAKVQDSDVYKKRLATLEDRLLQDQWLTQEMEKRVTPQALKDRYAKKVKELPPEEEVKARHILIADEAAAKAIVEELKKGGDFEKIAKEKSIDKASGAQGGDLGWFKKGDMVKEFAEAAFLLKKGETVPAPVKSQFGFHIIRLEDRRAAQPPTEAEMEEELRNELTRETYAQMMEGVRKAAKIEKFNMDGSKIVETPTPPPGAPAGAPSGAPAKK; encoded by the coding sequence ATGATCCGTTCCCCGCGCGGTTTCCGCGTCGCCGTTTGGCTCGGGCTGGCCGCCGCGCTCGCCGCCGGACCCGTCCTGGCGCAGACTCCGCCGGCCGGAAAGCCGCCGGCCGCGACTCCCCCGGCGGCCACGCCGCCCGCCGCGACGCCGCCGGCCGACGCGGTCGTGGCGGTCGTCAATGGCCAGCCGATCAAGCTGTCCGACGTCCAGGCCGCCCAGGCCCAGCTGCCGCCGCAGTACCGGCAGCTTCCGCTCCAGGCCGTGTTCCCGGCGCTTCTCGACCAGATGGTCGACGCGAAGCTCCAGGTCGCCGAGGCGCGCAAGGCCAAGGTGCAGGACTCGGACGTCTACAAGAAGCGCCTCGCGACCCTCGAGGACCGCCTTCTGCAGGACCAGTGGCTGACCCAGGAGATGGAGAAGCGGGTCACGCCGCAGGCGCTGAAGGACCGCTACGCCAAGAAGGTCAAGGAGCTGCCGCCGGAGGAGGAGGTCAAGGCCCGCCACATCCTCATCGCCGACGAGGCGGCCGCCAAGGCGATCGTCGAGGAGCTCAAGAAGGGCGGCGACTTCGAGAAGATCGCCAAGGAGAAGTCGATCGACAAGGCGTCCGGCGCCCAGGGCGGCGATCTCGGCTGGTTCAAGAAGGGCGACATGGTCAAGGAGTTCGCCGAGGCGGCATTCCTGCTCAAGAAGGGCGAGACCGTGCCGGCGCCGGTGAAGAGCCAGTTCGGCTTCCACATCATCCGTCTGGAGGACCGCCGCGCGGCGCAGCCGCCGACCGAGGCGGAGATGGAGGAGGAGCTGCGCAACGAGCTGACGCGCGAGACCTACGCCCAGATGATGGAGGGCGTGCGCAAGGCCGCGAAGATCGAGAAGTTCAACATGGACGGCTCGAAGATCGTCGAGACCCCGACGCCGCCCCCGGGGGCGCCGGCCGGCGCGCCGTCGGGCGCCCCCGCCAAGAAGTGA
- the argJ gene encoding bifunctional glutamate N-acetyltransferase/amino-acid acetyltransferase ArgJ gives MSAAPSVSPLAPKSTPTLPRIAGVKLGALEAGIRYKGRKDVMLAMLPAGAIIAGVLTKSKTASAPVEWCRKNLSRGKVRAILVNAGNANAFTGKAGDKSVEEATRAIAQAIGCPRNEVFMASTGVIGQPLDPAPFVAHAGALIKAAREDGWAEAAGSIMTTDTFPKVATRTCRIGDGTVTINGFAKGSGMIAPDMATMLGFAFTDAKIPPQVLQKLLSDATEKSFNCVTVDGDTSTSDTFLLASTAAARHPRIEEADDPALVDFRRALDELMIELAQLVARDGEGASKFVTINVTGATSNGAARKIGLSVANSPLVKTAIAGEDANWGRIVMAVGKSGEKADRDKLRISIGGVRITDGGQAVPNYDEGPVEKHIKGREVVIDIDLGLGRGKCTVWTCDLTHGYIDINGSYRS, from the coding sequence ATGAGCGCTGCTCCTTCCGTTTCCCCCCTCGCGCCGAAATCGACGCCCACCCTTCCGCGGATCGCCGGCGTCAAGCTCGGCGCGCTGGAGGCCGGCATCCGGTACAAGGGCCGCAAGGACGTCATGCTGGCGATGCTGCCGGCCGGCGCGATCATCGCGGGGGTCCTCACCAAGTCGAAGACCGCGTCGGCGCCGGTCGAGTGGTGCCGCAAGAACCTGTCGCGCGGCAAGGTGCGCGCGATCCTGGTCAACGCCGGCAACGCCAACGCCTTCACCGGCAAGGCCGGCGACAAATCGGTCGAGGAGGCGACGCGCGCCATCGCCCAGGCGATCGGCTGCCCGCGCAACGAGGTGTTCATGGCCTCGACCGGCGTGATCGGCCAGCCGCTCGACCCGGCGCCGTTCGTCGCGCACGCCGGCGCCCTCATCAAGGCGGCGCGCGAGGACGGCTGGGCCGAGGCGGCGGGCTCGATCATGACCACCGACACCTTCCCGAAGGTGGCGACGCGCACCTGCCGGATCGGCGACGGCACCGTGACGATCAACGGCTTCGCCAAGGGCTCGGGCATGATCGCGCCCGACATGGCGACGATGCTCGGCTTCGCCTTCACGGACGCCAAGATTCCGCCGCAGGTGCTGCAGAAGCTGCTGTCCGACGCGACCGAGAAATCGTTCAACTGCGTCACCGTCGACGGCGACACCTCGACCAGCGACACCTTCCTGCTGGCCTCGACGGCGGCGGCCCGCCATCCGCGCATCGAGGAGGCGGACGATCCGGCGCTGGTCGATTTCCGCCGCGCGCTCGACGAGCTGATGATCGAGCTGGCGCAGCTCGTGGCGCGCGACGGCGAGGGCGCGTCGAAGTTCGTGACCATCAACGTCACCGGCGCCACCAGCAACGGCGCCGCCCGCAAGATCGGCCTGTCGGTGGCGAACTCCCCGTTGGTCAAGACCGCGATCGCCGGCGAGGACGCCAACTGGGGCCGCATCGTCATGGCGGTGGGCAAGTCGGGCGAGAAGGCCGACCGCGACAAGCTTCGCATCTCCATCGGCGGCGTCAGGATCACGGACGGCGGCCAGGCCGTGCCGAACTACGACGAGGGTCCGGTCGAGAAGCACATCAAGGGCCGAGAGGTCGTGATCGACATCGATCTCGGGCTGGGCCGCGGCAAGTGCACGGTGTGGACCTGCGATCTGACGCACGGCTACATCGACATCAACGGTAGCTACCGTAGCTGA
- the mutT gene encoding 8-oxo-dGTP diphosphatase MutT: protein MTGADDPFEACPGDDAAPGPRRVVLVAAVALIDADGRILIARRPPGKAMAGLWEFPGGKVDPGETPERALVRELGEELGIETRGSCLAPIAFASHAYPDFHLLMPLYACRKWRGTPAPREGQTLKWVRVAELRDHPMPPADIPLIAQLRDLL, encoded by the coding sequence ATGACCGGCGCGGACGATCCGTTCGAGGCCTGTCCCGGCGACGACGCGGCGCCGGGCCCGCGCCGGGTCGTGCTGGTCGCCGCCGTGGCGTTGATCGACGCCGACGGCCGGATCCTGATCGCGCGGCGACCGCCCGGAAAGGCGATGGCCGGGCTGTGGGAGTTCCCCGGCGGCAAGGTCGATCCCGGCGAGACGCCGGAGCGGGCGCTGGTGCGCGAACTGGGCGAGGAGCTGGGCATCGAGACGCGCGGCAGCTGTCTGGCGCCGATCGCCTTCGCCTCGCACGCCTACCCCGATTTCCACCTGCTGATGCCGCTCTACGCCTGCCGCAAGTGGCGCGGCACGCCGGCGCCGCGCGAGGGCCAGACGCTCAAGTGGGTGCGCGTCGCGGAGCTGCGCGACCACCCCATGCCGCCGGCCGACATCCCGCTCATCGCCCAGCTGCGCGACCTGCTGTAG
- a CDS encoding alpha-hydroxy-acid oxidizing protein translates to MDGVVNFEDLRKLARRRLPKICYDFIEGGVEDEIGLDTNVAAFEALRLVPKYLVDVSTRDQTTTLFGRAYSGPYGIAPTGLAGLFRRGADLMLAEAARDANVPFIMSGSSTASIEDLGKLAPEHGWYQLYTAKDKSISEDMIRRADAAGLSTLVVTVDVPVSSNRERNARNGFGRPLKLSLGTKLEALRHPAWMLEFLRHGTPMFSNWQPYAPKGASADEVADFASKQTPAVLTWKDIENFRRLWPRNFVLKGIMHPDDARRAALSGVDGIMVSNHGARQLDRAPAPVEVLPAIRDAVGDKTTLMLDSGVRRGADALAALCLGAKFVFLGRPTLYGAAAGGTAGAARALGIMRREVDIAMAQMGAPDIASLGPDFLMWEDRDDLRRNRRP, encoded by the coding sequence ATGGACGGCGTGGTGAACTTCGAGGACCTGCGCAAGCTGGCGCGGCGGCGCCTGCCCAAGATCTGCTACGACTTCATCGAGGGCGGCGTCGAGGACGAGATCGGCCTCGACACCAACGTCGCGGCCTTCGAGGCGCTGCGCCTGGTGCCGAAATACCTGGTCGACGTCTCGACCCGCGACCAGACCACGACGCTGTTCGGCCGCGCCTACTCGGGTCCCTACGGCATCGCGCCGACCGGTCTGGCCGGCCTGTTCCGCCGCGGCGCCGACCTGATGCTGGCCGAGGCGGCGCGCGACGCCAACGTGCCGTTCATCATGTCGGGCAGCAGCACCGCATCGATCGAGGACCTCGGCAAGCTGGCCCCGGAGCACGGCTGGTACCAGCTCTACACCGCCAAGGACAAATCGATCTCCGAGGACATGATCCGCCGCGCCGACGCGGCCGGGCTGTCGACGCTGGTGGTGACGGTCGACGTCCCGGTGTCGTCCAACCGCGAGCGCAACGCGCGCAACGGCTTCGGCCGGCCGCTCAAATTGTCGCTCGGCACCAAACTGGAGGCTCTGCGCCATCCCGCGTGGATGCTCGAGTTCCTTCGCCACGGCACGCCGATGTTCTCCAACTGGCAACCCTACGCGCCCAAGGGCGCCAGCGCCGACGAGGTCGCCGACTTCGCGTCGAAGCAGACGCCGGCGGTTCTGACCTGGAAGGACATCGAGAATTTCCGCCGCCTGTGGCCGCGCAATTTCGTGCTCAAGGGGATCATGCATCCCGACGACGCGCGGCGCGCGGCGCTGTCGGGCGTCGACGGCATCATGGTGTCGAACCACGGCGCGCGGCAGCTCGACCGCGCGCCGGCGCCGGTCGAGGTCCTTCCCGCGATCCGCGACGCGGTCGGCGACAAGACGACGCTGATGCTCGACAGCGGGGTGCGCCGCGGCGCCGACGCGCTGGCGGCGCTCTGCCTCGGCGCCAAGTTCGTGTTCCTCGGCCGTCCGACGCTGTACGGCGCCGCCGCCGGCGGCACGGCCGGCGCCGCCCGCGCGCTGGGCATCATGCGCCGCGAGGTCGACATCGCGATGGCGCAGATGGGCGCGCCGGACATCGCCAGCCTCGGCCCGGACTTCCTGATGTGGGAGGACCGCGACGACCTGCGGCGCAACCGTCGGCCCTGA
- a CDS encoding choline dehydrogenase has protein sequence MAEYDYIIVGAGSAGCVVANRLSADPKCRVLLLEAGRKDDGFWISIPAGFSKLLNDKTYNWNFATEPEDNVKGRTIPIPRGRTLGGSSSINGMLYVRGQPLDYDTWSQLGNRGWSYESVLPYFKRSENFERGGDESRGKGGELNVADMYERHEILDAFIDAGVAEGYPRCADYNDGNQEGFGYYQVTQKDGKRWSTARAFLDPARSRPNLRVETNAQATKLLLDGRRCVGVAYVQNGRTVEARCDGEVVLTAGAIQSPQLLELSGIGRPELLKSFGIPIAHELAGVGENYRDHYATRMAWRVKLPITLNEQTRGIAFLKELAKYYMRGRGILTLTAGIVHGFVKTRPEVAGPDIQYHFAHASYANAADRKLDTQPGMTVAICQLRPESKGTIHIKSGDPLAAPAIRPNFLAEEVDRRCLVDGMKIARRVIENPAMEKYRAHELRPGPEVQTDAQWLDFARINGQTVFHPIGTCKMGSDPMAVVDDRLRVRGIAGLRVADASIMPTLVSGNTNAPVIMIGEKAADMIREDAKAGVKAAA, from the coding sequence ATGGCGGAGTACGACTACATCATCGTCGGCGCGGGATCGGCGGGCTGCGTCGTCGCCAACCGTCTGAGCGCCGATCCGAAGTGCCGCGTGCTGCTGCTCGAGGCCGGCCGCAAGGACGACGGGTTCTGGATCTCGATCCCGGCCGGCTTCTCGAAGCTGCTCAACGACAAGACCTACAACTGGAACTTCGCGACCGAGCCCGAGGACAACGTCAAGGGCCGTACCATCCCGATTCCACGCGGCCGCACGCTCGGCGGCTCCAGCTCGATCAACGGCATGCTCTACGTGCGCGGCCAGCCGCTCGACTACGACACCTGGTCGCAGCTCGGCAACCGCGGCTGGTCCTACGAATCGGTGCTGCCCTACTTCAAACGGTCGGAGAATTTCGAGCGCGGCGGCGACGAGTCGCGCGGCAAGGGCGGCGAACTGAACGTCGCCGACATGTACGAGCGCCACGAGATCCTGGACGCCTTCATCGACGCCGGCGTCGCCGAGGGCTATCCGCGGTGCGCCGACTACAACGACGGGAACCAGGAGGGTTTCGGCTACTACCAGGTCACGCAGAAGGACGGGAAGCGCTGGTCGACGGCGCGCGCCTTCCTCGATCCGGCGCGGAGCCGGCCGAACCTGCGCGTCGAGACGAACGCGCAGGCCACCAAGCTGCTGCTCGACGGCAGGCGCTGCGTCGGCGTCGCCTACGTCCAGAACGGCCGCACGGTGGAGGCGCGCTGCGACGGCGAGGTCGTGCTGACCGCCGGCGCGATCCAGTCGCCGCAGCTCCTGGAGCTGTCGGGCATCGGCCGGCCGGAGCTGCTCAAGTCGTTCGGCATCCCCATCGCCCACGAGCTCGCCGGCGTCGGCGAGAACTACCGCGACCACTACGCCACGCGCATGGCGTGGCGCGTGAAGCTGCCGATCACGCTCAACGAGCAGACCCGCGGCATCGCCTTCCTCAAGGAGCTGGCGAAGTACTACATGCGCGGCCGCGGCATCCTCACGCTGACCGCCGGCATCGTGCACGGCTTCGTCAAGACGCGCCCCGAGGTCGCCGGGCCCGACATCCAGTACCACTTCGCGCACGCCAGCTACGCCAACGCCGCCGACCGCAAGCTCGACACGCAGCCCGGCATGACGGTGGCGATCTGCCAGCTGCGTCCCGAATCGAAGGGCACGATCCACATCAAGTCCGGCGACCCGCTGGCGGCGCCGGCGATCCGGCCGAACTTCCTCGCCGAGGAGGTCGACCGGCGGTGCCTGGTCGACGGCATGAAGATCGCGCGGCGCGTGATCGAGAACCCGGCCATGGAGAAGTACCGCGCCCACGAGCTGCGGCCCGGTCCGGAGGTCCAGACGGACGCGCAATGGCTGGATTTCGCGCGCATCAACGGCCAGACGGTGTTCCACCCGATCGGCACCTGCAAGATGGGCTCCGATCCGATGGCGGTGGTCGACGACCGCCTGCGGGTGCGCGGCATCGCCGGCCTGCGCGTCGCCGACGCCTCGATCATGCCGACGCTGGTCTCCGGCAACACCAACGCGCCGGTGATCATGATCGGCGAGAAGGCCGCCGACATGATCCGCGAGGACGCCAAGGCCGGCGTCAAGGCCGCCGCGTAG